A stretch of Pogona vitticeps strain Pit_001003342236 chromosome 5, PviZW2.1, whole genome shotgun sequence DNA encodes these proteins:
- the GASK1B gene encoding Golgi-associated kinase 1B, whose translation MIFLDQTCQIIKWLVCSLCSPRLLRLWSGRCPRTRRNLLLGTAFVIYLGFLVSQVGHIVPQHKGRSSKADVQNLRDADQALSLDIPLDSTFSFPDLEKNPAGNNDSSVLPNVVYITLRSKRSKPANIRGTVKPKQRKKHITPSQYGNKHLLPSISQDKTLIPRSLHETSNSINKWTTAGGAVPKKSSHHKEEKEKYMPRKYNRHWKPVVAKTGVNVEPNAQESNIRIYSERPPSWLSKEDILSMRLLADSKIKSIQVAPSQHGVLLVFERDAIVNESTKRGVCSQGHCGLIKRPIDTSEVFAFHLDRILGLNRTLPTISRKSEFVQDGQPCPVVLWDPSLAKTDSETHSSLKLNWGLYQQQLRQKCWQNGRVPKAEWRCTDVHHFEWSKMAVLDFLLQIHHRLDKNCCGFKPRKEDSCVQNGLSGNCDDQDNIALTHIIQRKDDPKHLVFIDNKGFFDRSEDNLDFKILQGINEFPESAISVLKSHRLREKLLQSLFLDRIFWDSQGGRGVIEKLIDVIEQRARILLTYINAHGTKVIPMNE comes from the exons ATGATTTTCTTGGATCAGACATGCCAAATTATAAAGTGGCTTGTTTGCTCTCTGTGCTCACCCCGGTTGCTGAGACTCTGGAGTGGTCGGTGCCCAAGGACCAGAAGGAATTTGTTGTTGGGCACAGCCTTTGTGATCTATCTGGGATTCCTCGTCAGCCAAGTAGGTCATATTGTTCCGCAACACAAAGGAAGATCTTCAAAAGCAGATGTCCAAAATCTTCGAGATGCTGACCAGGCCCTATCCCTTGATATCCCATTGGACAGCACCTTTTCATTTCCTGAcctggaaaaaaacccagcagggaACAATGACTCTTCAGTGCTACCCAACGTGGTGTACATTACACTGCGATCCAAGCGTAGCAAGCCTGCCAACATCCGAGGCACTGTGAAGCCCAAGCAAAGGAAGAAGCACATCACACCTTCGCAGTATGGAAATAAGCATCTACTACCCAGCATTAGCCAGGACAAGACCTTAATTCCAAGGTCACTTCATGAGACTAGTAATTCCATTAACAAGTGGACCACGGCAGGAGGAGCAGTTCCAAAGAAATCAAGCCATcacaaggaagagaaagagaaatatatgCCAAGAAAATATAACAGGCACTGGAAGCCTGTGGTGGCCAAAACAGGTGTGAATGTTGAACCTAATGCTCAGGAGAGCAATATCAGGATATACAGTGAGAGACCACCGTCATGGCTGAGCAAAGAAGACATCTTAAGTATGCGTCTTCTGGCAGACTCCAAAATAAAGAGTATACAAGTGGCACCATCGCAGCATGGAGTACTTCTGGTATTTGAGAGGGATGCTATTGTCAACGAGTCAACGAAAAGAGGTGTTTGCAGCCAAGGTCACTGTGGTTTAATCAAGAGACCCATTGACACGAGTGAAGTGTTTGCCTTCCATTTGGATAGGATCCTGGGGCTGAACCGGACCTTGCCTACCATTAGCAGAAAGTCGGAATTTGTGCAAG ATGGTCAACCATGTCCTGTTGTCCTTTGGGATCCTTCGTTGGCTAAAACAGACAGTGAGACACACTCTTCACTGAAGCTCAACTGGGGACTTTACCAGCAACAACTAAGGCAGAAGTGTTGGCAAAATGGCAGAGTGCCCAAAGCAGAGTGGAGGTGTACAGATGTGCATCACTTTGAGTGGTCCAAGATGGCAGTCCTTGATTTTCTATTACAG ATCCATCACCGCTTGGACAAGAACTGCTGTGGGTTCAAACCACGGAAGGAGGATTCCTGTGTACAGAATGGACTGAGTGGGAATTGTGATGACCAGGATAATATTGCTTTGACTCACATTATCCAGAGAAAGGATGACCCAAAGCATTTGGTTTTTATAGACAATAAAGGTTTCTTTGACAGAAGTGAAGACAATCTGGATTTCAAAATATTGCAAGGCATAAATGA GTTCCCTGAATCTGCTATCTCTGTGTTGAAGAGCCATCGTTTGAGAGAAAAACTTCTTCAGTCTTTGTTCCTTGACAGAATTTTTTGGGATAGCCAAGGTGGTCGCGGGGTTATTGAAAAATTAATTGATGTGATTGAACAGAGGGCCAGAATTCTTCTCACCTATATTAATGCACATGGTACAAAAGTGAtcccaatgaatgaatga